The following are encoded together in the Rana temporaria chromosome 12, aRanTem1.1, whole genome shotgun sequence genome:
- the LOC120918708 gene encoding NXPE family member 1-like gives MTATRKKMFALAVVVFTVFLLSLTMHHYTKSSDVVPYFSNPTVHYKKKIVSIPGYSLEDEIQASLIFKNIAVLIPSITFTHKDHTTSAKKSRATILNPRKKYCVGETIIVQIEMFDHLGNRKTYGGDFIRARIFSPDLKAAASGRIEDFNNGTYHAHFTLFWEGKVFFSLVLYHPSEAVSALWRARNRDYGLIYFMGTFTNGTHQVKSECGFQPNTKKEICEYRKEEYNEIFYCAKPESFHCESLTYLQDFNSDLSFLSTPEKSLLDRENIAIEIHKNFESIDVYSCTELPPTSLEQCKIGMVPPFPSGFVLQNKWRPAFCRLANFTLHEQMYTCFKNKIVYLIGDSTVHQWYLYLEKTFKGLKHFDLHRTGLESMALSVDLQRNIRLQWKKHSHPVVAVNQSYFVKDDHYVSEQIDQLHGGPHYVIVICLGQNFRPFPIHLFIRRVINVRKALERLFLRSPDVKVIIKTENTRETSLDAERFSDFHGYIQYLIVKDIFRDLHVGVIDAWDMTTAYNTNNVHPPENVVQDQIYMFLTYIC, from the exons agcTCCGATGTAGTCCCATATTTCAGCAATCCCACTGTACATtataagaaaaaaattgtatcaaTTCCCGGCTACTCATTAGAGGATGAAATTCAAGCTTCTCTCATTTTCAAAAACATTGCTGTCTTGATTCCTTCCATCACGTTCACCCACAAGGACCACACAACCAGTGCTAAGAAGAGCAGAGCCACCATACTGAACCCAAGAAAAAAGTATTGTGTTGGAGAGACAATAATTGTCCAAATTGAGATGTTTGACCATTTGGGTAACAGGAAAACATATGGAGGAGACTTCATAAGAGCTAGGATCTTTTCTCCAGATCTTAAAGCTGCGGCTTCTGGGAGAATTGAAGATTTTAACAATGGAACCTATCATGCCCATTTCACTTTATTTTGGGAAGGAAAGGTTTTCTTCTCGTTGGTCCTCTACCATCCAAGTGAGGCTGTCTCAGCATTGTGGAGAGCGAGGAATCGGGACTATGGCCTCATTTACTTCATGGGGACTTTTACAAATGGAACTCATCAAGTGAAGTCTGAATGTGGATTCCAACCGAATACAAAGAAGGAAATATGTGAATATAGAAAGGAAGAATATAATGAGATATTTTACTGCGCTAAACCAGAATCTTTCCATTGTGAGTCATTAACATACCTCCAGGATTTCAACAGTGATCTCTCCTTTCTAAGCACACCTGAGAAATCTCTTTTGGACAG GGAAAATATTGCTATTGAAATCCACAAAAACTTTGAATCCATTGATGTGTATTCTTGTACAG AACTGCCTCCTACGTCTCTAGAACAATGCAAGATTGGGATGGTGCCTCCATTTCCCAGCGGATTTGTGTTACAGAATAAATGGAGACCTGCGTTCTGTCGCCTCGCCAATTTCACACTCCATGAACAAATGTACacctgttttaaaaacaaaattgtatatCTCATAGGTGACTCTACTGTACATCAATGGTATctttatttagaaaaaacatttaaag GACTGAAACATTTTGATCTGCACCGAACAGGATTGGAGTCAATGGCGTTATCAGTCGATCTGCAGAGGAACATCAGGCTACAGTGGAAAAAGCACAGCCATCCAGTTGTTGCAGTGAATCAATCTTACTTTGTAAAAGACGACCACTACGTAAGTGAGCAAATAGACCAGCTGCATGGAGGTCCACACTATGTCATCGTTATCTGTCTGGGACAAAACTTCAGACCTTTCCCCATCCATCTCTTCATCAGAAGAGTAATTAATGTGCGCAAGGCATTGGAACGTCTCTTCTTACGGAGTCCTGACGTCAAGGTTATTATTAAAACAGAGAACACCAGAGAGACAAGCTTAGATGCCGAGAGATTCAGCGACTTCCATGGATATATTCAGTATCTTATAGTGAAGGACATTTTCAGGGATCTTCATGTTGGTGTGATTGATGCTTGGGACATGACCACAGCGTACAATACAAATAACGTTCATCCTCCAGAAAATGTCGTCCAGGaccaaatatatatgtttttaacatATATCTGCTAG